The following are encoded together in the Variovorax sp. PBS-H4 genome:
- a CDS encoding ABC transporter ATP-binding protein, whose product MTAALELKALRKNFGKTEIIRGVDLSVKAGDRIAIIGPNGAGKSTLFNLISGRLAPTSGEVLLNGERIDGKKPFEINRLGLSRSFQITNIFPKLSVFENLRCGVLWSLGYRYTFLRFLSNLDDANERAEELLHQVHLEKKRDVLAVNLTYAEQRALEIGVTIAGGAGVILLDEPTAGMSKTETAHFIALIKQVTVGKTLLTVEHDMGVVFGLADKIAVVVYGEVIAFDTPAAVRANARVQEAYLGSAVADAQGGGH is encoded by the coding sequence ATGACAGCTGCACTCGAACTCAAGGCCCTGCGCAAGAATTTCGGCAAGACGGAGATCATCCGCGGCGTCGATCTCTCGGTGAAGGCTGGCGACCGCATCGCCATCATCGGCCCCAATGGCGCCGGCAAGTCCACGCTGTTCAACCTGATCAGCGGCCGGCTGGCACCCACCAGCGGCGAGGTGCTGCTCAACGGCGAGCGCATCGACGGCAAGAAGCCCTTCGAGATCAACCGCCTCGGCCTCTCGCGCAGCTTCCAGATCACCAACATCTTCCCGAAGCTCAGCGTGTTCGAGAACCTGCGCTGCGGCGTGTTGTGGAGCCTCGGCTACCGCTACACCTTCCTGCGCTTCCTCTCGAACCTGGACGACGCCAACGAACGCGCCGAAGAGCTGCTGCACCAGGTCCACCTCGAGAAGAAGCGCGACGTGCTCGCGGTCAACCTCACCTACGCCGAGCAGCGCGCGCTGGAAATCGGCGTCACCATCGCCGGCGGCGCCGGCGTGATCCTGCTGGACGAGCCCACCGCCGGCATGAGCAAGACCGAGACCGCGCATTTCATCGCCTTGATCAAGCAGGTCACGGTTGGCAAGACCCTGCTGACCGTGGAGCACGACATGGGCGTGGTCTTCGGCCTGGCCGACAAGATTGCAGTGGTCGTCTACGGGGAGGTGATCGCCTTCGACACCCCCGCTGCCGTGCGTGCCAACGCGCGTGTGCAGGAGGCCTACCTCGGGTCCGCCGTGGCCGATGCGCAGGGCGGGGGGCACTGA
- a CDS encoding branched-chain amino acid ABC transporter permease, giving the protein MNLEFFVISLLNGVSYGLLLFMLSSGLTLIFSMMGVLNFAHTSFYMLGAYVAYTLSGIIGFWPALFIAPLLIGALGAGFERYSLRRVHKYGHVPELLVTFGLSYLILELVQLVWGRSTVPYGLPAQLQGPLFTLYGTQFPKSRSFIMLVALLMLLSVWLLLTRTRIGLVIQAALKHPEMVEALGHNVPRVFMLVFGGGAALAGLAGVVGGNTYVTEPAMAASVGSIIFVVVVVGGMGSLAGAFLASLLIGIIQTFAVAMDQSLATGLKAIGVAVSEQTFGYELLRLTISQVAPILPYLFLVLILIFRPKGLLGTRED; this is encoded by the coding sequence CGAATTCTTCGTCATCTCGCTGCTCAACGGCGTGAGCTATGGGCTGCTGCTGTTCATGCTGAGCTCCGGCCTGACGCTGATCTTCAGCATGATGGGCGTGCTCAACTTTGCGCACACCAGCTTCTACATGCTCGGGGCCTACGTGGCCTACACGCTGTCCGGGATCATCGGCTTCTGGCCGGCCCTGTTCATCGCGCCGCTGCTGATCGGCGCGCTCGGCGCCGGCTTCGAGCGCTACAGCCTGCGGCGCGTGCACAAGTACGGCCATGTGCCCGAGCTGCTCGTGACCTTCGGCCTGTCCTACCTGATCCTCGAACTGGTGCAACTGGTCTGGGGCCGCTCGACCGTGCCCTACGGCCTGCCTGCGCAACTGCAGGGACCGCTCTTCACGCTGTACGGCACCCAGTTTCCCAAGTCGCGCTCCTTCATCATGCTGGTGGCGCTCCTGATGCTGCTGTCCGTGTGGCTGCTGCTCACGCGCACCCGCATCGGTCTCGTCATCCAGGCCGCGCTCAAGCACCCTGAAATGGTCGAGGCCCTGGGCCACAACGTGCCGCGCGTGTTCATGCTGGTGTTCGGCGGCGGCGCGGCGCTGGCGGGCCTGGCCGGGGTGGTGGGCGGCAACACCTACGTCACCGAGCCGGCAATGGCAGCCTCGGTCGGCTCGATCATCTTCGTGGTGGTGGTGGTCGGCGGCATGGGCTCGTTGGCAGGCGCGTTCCTGGCCTCGCTTCTGATCGGGATCATCCAGACCTTCGCGGTGGCCATGGACCAGTCGCTGGCCACCGGCCTGAAGGCGATCGGCGTGGCAGTCAGCGAGCAGACCTTCGGCTACGAACTGCTCAGGCTCACGATTTCGCAGGTGGCGCCGATCCTGCCCTATCTGTTCCTGGTCCTGATCCTGATCTTCAGGCCCAAGGGCCTGCTCGGAACGCGGGAAGATTGA
- a CDS encoding ABC transporter ATP-binding protein, with translation MLKLEDIHAYYGKSHVLHGVSFGVNPGEIVALLGRNGSGRSTTAKAIMGLVHAEGGLHWKGQDILRRKAYEIAHMGIGYVPENRDIFPKLTVHQNLLLGQKGSGKGSRWSFDDMYGMFPRLKERQHTEAGVLSGGEQQMLTLCRTLMGDPDLIIIDEPTEGLAPKIVELVGQYLRTLKDKGISVLLIEQKLTIAMAISDRALVMGHGSIVFDGTPDSLRADASTRKEWLEV, from the coding sequence ATGCTGAAACTCGAAGACATCCACGCCTACTACGGCAAGAGCCATGTGCTGCATGGCGTTTCGTTCGGCGTGAACCCGGGCGAGATCGTGGCGCTCCTGGGGCGCAACGGCTCGGGCCGCTCGACCACCGCCAAGGCCATCATGGGCCTGGTGCACGCCGAGGGCGGCCTGCACTGGAAGGGCCAGGACATCCTGCGCCGCAAGGCCTACGAGATCGCGCACATGGGCATCGGCTACGTCCCCGAGAACCGCGACATCTTCCCCAAGCTCACGGTGCACCAGAACCTGCTGCTCGGGCAGAAGGGCAGCGGCAAAGGCAGCCGCTGGTCCTTCGACGACATGTACGGCATGTTCCCGCGCCTCAAGGAACGCCAGCACACCGAAGCCGGCGTCCTCTCGGGGGGCGAGCAGCAGATGCTGACGCTGTGCCGCACCCTGATGGGCGACCCGGACCTGATCATCATCGACGAACCCACCGAGGGCCTCGCCCCCAAGATCGTGGAGCTGGTGGGGCAGTACCTGCGCACACTCAAGGACAAGGGCATCTCGGTGCTGCTGATCGAGCAGAAGCTGACCATCGCCATGGCGATCTCCGATCGCGCGCTCGTCATGGGCCATGGCAGCATCGTGTTCGACGGTACCCCGGACAGCCTGCGAGCCGATGCATCGACGCGCAAGGAGTGGCTGGAGGTCTGA
- a CDS encoding branched-chain amino acid ABC transporter permease yields the protein MTMSTTHDSLDQPQPAPVAPIGPVLVSGASTKTRPYYRFKPWNIGRYLIWTLFALALIAAPHVFRSSLALTMLSQMGYLIIICLSYNILLGQGGMLSFGHAVYTGLGSFIAIHAMNLASKGGWPIPLMLIPLVGGLAGMFFAILFGFVTTKKSGTTFAMITLGIGELVAAMSLMFPSFFGGEGGVTTDRVYGTPFLGINFGPQIQVYYLIAVYCFVCTALMYAFTGTPLGRILNAVRDNPERVEFIGYNTQRVRYFAFIIAGFFAGVGGGLAAINFEIVNAADSLNAIRSGGYLLFTFLGGATFFFGPIIGAVLLVFASVLLSELSKAWQLYFGLVFVFMVMFAPGGIASLIMMNLRVAKFGKFNRLWGLYGAFLLAAIPLVAGAAAVIEMIYHIQLNSALGPTLNFFGVTLDTSGFASWAVSVALLVIGVALIEAVRRRFVRVWGKAQEEIEAEIKRGETA from the coding sequence TTGACGATGAGCACAACACACGACAGCCTCGACCAGCCGCAGCCGGCTCCGGTCGCGCCAATCGGCCCGGTCCTCGTATCCGGCGCTTCGACAAAGACCAGGCCGTACTATCGTTTCAAGCCCTGGAACATTGGCCGCTACCTGATCTGGACTCTGTTCGCGCTGGCCCTCATCGCCGCGCCGCACGTGTTCCGCAGCAGCCTGGCGCTCACCATGCTCTCGCAGATGGGCTATCTCATCATCATCTGCCTGAGCTACAACATCTTGCTCGGCCAAGGGGGCATGCTGAGCTTCGGCCACGCGGTGTACACCGGGCTCGGCTCCTTCATCGCCATTCACGCGATGAACCTCGCAAGCAAAGGCGGCTGGCCCATTCCGTTGATGCTGATCCCGCTGGTCGGCGGGCTGGCAGGCATGTTCTTCGCGATCCTTTTCGGATTCGTCACGACCAAGAAGTCGGGCACCACCTTTGCCATGATCACCCTGGGCATCGGCGAGCTGGTGGCCGCCATGTCGCTGATGTTCCCGAGCTTCTTCGGCGGGGAGGGCGGCGTCACCACCGACCGGGTCTACGGCACGCCCTTCCTGGGCATCAACTTCGGCCCGCAGATCCAGGTCTACTACCTGATCGCGGTGTATTGCTTCGTCTGCACGGCGCTGATGTACGCCTTCACCGGCACGCCGCTGGGCCGCATCCTGAATGCGGTGCGCGACAACCCGGAGCGGGTCGAGTTCATCGGCTACAACACGCAGCGGGTGCGCTACTTCGCCTTCATCATCGCCGGCTTCTTCGCGGGCGTCGGCGGCGGGCTGGCGGCGATCAACTTCGAGATCGTCAACGCGGCCGACAGCCTGAACGCGATCCGCTCGGGCGGCTACCTGCTGTTCACCTTCCTCGGCGGCGCGACCTTCTTCTTCGGGCCGATCATCGGCGCAGTGCTGCTGGTGTTCGCGTCGGTGCTGCTGTCGGAGCTTTCCAAGGCCTGGCAGCTCTACTTCGGCCTGGTGTTCGTCTTCATGGTGATGTTCGCGCCGGGCGGCATCGCGAGCCTCATCATGATGAACCTGCGGGTGGCGAAGTTCGGCAAGTTCAACCGTCTCTGGGGCCTGTACGGCGCGTTCCTGCTCGCGGCCATTCCGCTGGTGGCGGGCGCCGCCGCGGTGATCGAGATGATCTATCACATCCAGCTCAACTCGGCCCTTGGGCCGACGCTCAACTTCTTCGGTGTGACGCTCGACACCTCCGGCTTCGCGAGCTGGGCCGTTTCGGTGGCGCTGCTGGTGATAGGCGTTGCGCTGATCGAGGCGGTGCGGCGCCGCTTCGTGCGGGTCTGGGGCAAGGCCCAGGAAGAAATCGAGGCAGAGATCAAGCGGGGAGAAACAGCATGA